The Vibrio ishigakensis genome has a window encoding:
- a CDS encoding ABC transporter ATP-binding protein has translation MARLELKNINKIYPDGAHIIKDANLTIEDGEFTVFVGPSGCGKSTMLRMVAGLEEISSGDMCLDGEVVNNLSPTDRGIGMVFQSYALYPHMTVYENIAFGLQLAKKPKQEIEVSVREVAEMLELTNLLQQKPSQLSGGQRQRVAIGRAIVRHPKLFLLDEPLSNLDASLRVRMRLQLAEYHQKLKSTVIYVTHDQVEAMTLADKIVVLRSGNIEQVGSPLDLYYFPKTLFVAGFIGSPKMNLLPATLKSATDSQASVEVGDYTFAADVDASLATEGALMTLGIRPEDIHLAEEGVGVVVEGLERLGTESLLYTTLVKGGQEVLVRVPGTVHVEVGQRLNIRIPAEKCHLFDSKGKAFERGMTMDELITLPPQVSMAG, from the coding sequence ATGGCTCGTTTAGAACTGAAAAACATCAATAAAATTTATCCTGACGGTGCACATATCATTAAGGATGCCAACTTAACCATCGAAGATGGTGAGTTCACTGTGTTTGTTGGACCATCGGGCTGTGGTAAATCAACCATGCTACGTATGGTGGCTGGCCTTGAAGAGATCTCCTCAGGTGACATGTGCCTAGACGGCGAGGTAGTAAACAACCTATCTCCAACCGACCGTGGCATCGGCATGGTATTTCAGTCTTACGCCCTTTACCCACACATGACGGTGTACGAGAACATCGCATTCGGTCTACAGCTAGCGAAGAAGCCTAAGCAAGAGATCGAAGTATCTGTGCGCGAAGTGGCTGAGATGCTCGAGCTAACTAACCTTCTTCAGCAGAAACCAAGCCAGCTATCTGGTGGTCAGCGTCAGCGTGTGGCAATCGGCCGTGCTATCGTTCGTCACCCTAAGCTGTTCTTGCTTGATGAGCCCCTATCAAATCTCGATGCCTCGCTACGTGTGCGCATGCGCCTACAGCTAGCGGAGTATCACCAAAAGCTCAAGTCGACCGTTATCTACGTGACCCATGATCAGGTAGAAGCTATGACTCTAGCAGACAAGATCGTTGTACTTCGCAGTGGCAACATCGAACAAGTTGGTTCTCCTCTGGATCTCTACTACTTCCCGAAAACTCTGTTCGTTGCAGGCTTCATTGGCTCACCAAAGATGAACCTACTGCCAGCCACTCTTAAGAGTGCAACCGACTCTCAAGCATCTGTAGAAGTGGGTGACTACACCTTCGCTGCTGATGTTGATGCCTCTCTGGCTACGGAGGGCGCTCTAATGACCCTAGGTATCCGTCCTGAAGATATCCACCTTGCAGAAGAGGGTGTAGGTGTTGTTGTTGAGGGCCTTGAAAGACTGGGCACTGAATCCCTGCTTTACACCACCCTAGTTAAAGGTGGTCAGGAAGTGCTTGTACGTGTACCTGGAACAGTACATGTGGAAGTGGGACAGCGCCTAAATATCCGTATCCCAGCAGAAAAATGTCACCTGTTTGATAGCAAAGGAAAGGCTTTCGAACGTGGCATGACCATGGACGAGCTAATCACTCTACCGCCACAAGTAAGCATGGCTGGCTAA
- a CDS encoding DUF3429 domain-containing protein — protein sequence MIYVLGYMGLIPFILLPLAMAVAGGFGAFHILISFVGYSAGIAIFMAGANWGRTVDMDEPSKLVLATSNLITLAVIGLCLFVFYSFPALIVGIGIAHGLNLVFEAKRENAKYQKLRIILTTVVLVSHLAMLALLVMR from the coding sequence ATGATTTATGTTCTCGGTTACATGGGTTTAATCCCTTTCATCCTACTTCCGCTAGCAATGGCTGTTGCTGGTGGATTTGGTGCGTTTCATATCCTGATTTCATTCGTCGGCTATAGCGCCGGTATAGCTATTTTTATGGCGGGTGCCAACTGGGGTAGAACGGTAGATATGGATGAGCCAAGCAAGCTAGTGCTCGCCACTTCCAATTTAATTACCTTAGCGGTCATTGGCCTTTGTTTGTTTGTCTTCTACAGCTTCCCAGCTCTAATTGTCGGGATTGGTATTGCACACGGCCTCAATCTAGTCTTCGAAGCCAAGCGAGAAAACGCTAAATATCAGAAACTTAGGATCATTCTCACCACCGTTGTGTTGGTGTCGCATTTGGCGATGCTTGCGCTTCTAGTGATGCGCTAG
- the napH gene encoding quinol dehydrogenase ferredoxin subunit NapH — MAKNLAKDAGKEAIEKLGWWPTHKFLILRRLCQLSIIGLFIVGPTAGILKGNLSSSMLLDTVPLSDPLLVMQTLVAGHLPETTALLGAGIVIIFYAILAPRAFCAWVCPLNMVTDLAAWLRRKMNLKFSYSWPRSIRYFLIPTILLGSFFAGNALWAWIDPVATLHRGLVFGMGAGWILILLVFLLDLVLVEHGWCGHLCPLGATYGVIGSKSALRIRAVKREACTHCMDCFNVCPEADILKQPLKEGDRNVMSRDCISCGRCIEVCPEKVFEFKVRSSKQD; from the coding sequence ATGGCGAAGAATCTTGCAAAGGACGCAGGCAAAGAGGCCATTGAAAAACTAGGTTGGTGGCCGACCCACAAGTTCCTCATTCTTAGGCGCTTATGCCAGCTTTCCATTATCGGCCTATTTATAGTTGGGCCAACAGCAGGCATTTTAAAAGGAAACCTCTCCTCAAGCATGCTGTTGGATACGGTGCCTCTCAGTGACCCACTTCTAGTGATGCAGACATTAGTAGCAGGTCATCTTCCAGAAACCACGGCACTGCTTGGTGCGGGGATAGTCATCATCTTCTACGCCATCCTCGCTCCAAGGGCCTTTTGTGCTTGGGTATGCCCACTCAACATGGTGACCGACCTTGCCGCCTGGCTTCGACGTAAGATGAACCTCAAGTTCAGCTACAGCTGGCCTAGATCCATCCGTTACTTTCTGATCCCTACCATTCTGCTCGGAAGTTTCTTCGCTGGTAATGCCCTATGGGCTTGGATCGATCCCGTTGCCACACTTCATCGAGGACTGGTATTTGGTATGGGAGCGGGTTGGATCTTGATCCTTTTGGTCTTTCTTCTCGATCTCGTATTAGTGGAGCACGGCTGGTGTGGTCACCTCTGCCCGCTGGGCGCAACCTACGGCGTGATTGGCAGTAAAAGTGCGCTACGTATACGTGCAGTAAAACGTGAGGCATGTACCCACTGTATGGACTGCTTCAACGTCTGCCCAGAAGCAGACATCTTAAAACAGCCTTTGAAAGAGGGAGATCGCAACGTCATGAGCCGCGATTGCATCAGTTGCGGGCGCTGCATAGAGGTTTGCCCAGAGAAGGTGTTTGAGTTTAAGGTGCGTAGTAGCAAACAGGACTAG
- the napG gene encoding ferredoxin-type protein NapG has translation MKDSDKKLNSSRRRFLRDATRTAVGVGSLATFLGIQSKQSNAQDTGVPIRPPGALKAGDFESACLRCGLCVQACPYDTLKLATLLSKSAAGTPYFTARDIPCEMCEDIPCVVACPSGALDHSLTNIDDARMGTAVLIDHETCLNYQGLRCDVCYRVCPLIDKAITLEYVRNNRTGYHAKMIPVVHSDSCTGCGKCEEGCVLDVAAIKVVPTELAKGALGEFYQLGWEGDTTTPVPSLDEMRGKK, from the coding sequence ATGAAAGATTCAGATAAGAAGTTGAATTCGAGTCGACGTCGATTCCTGCGTGATGCTACGCGCACCGCCGTGGGTGTGGGGTCGTTGGCAACCTTCCTCGGTATTCAATCCAAGCAAAGTAATGCCCAAGACACAGGTGTGCCTATTCGCCCGCCAGGCGCGTTGAAAGCCGGTGACTTTGAATCCGCATGTCTACGATGTGGTCTGTGTGTACAAGCCTGCCCCTATGACACACTAAAGCTCGCCACCCTTCTTTCTAAATCCGCTGCAGGTACACCCTATTTTACCGCTCGAGATATCCCCTGTGAGATGTGTGAAGACATACCTTGTGTAGTAGCCTGTCCCAGTGGCGCTCTAGACCACTCGCTGACCAACATCGATGATGCGCGCATGGGTACGGCAGTGCTAATAGACCATGAAACCTGCCTTAACTATCAGGGGCTACGTTGCGATGTCTGCTACCGTGTCTGTCCACTTATCGATAAAGCAATTACCCTCGAATACGTGCGCAACAACCGTACTGGCTATCACGCTAAGATGATTCCCGTCGTTCACTCCGACTCCTGTACTGGTTGCGGTAAGTGTGAAGAGGGTTGTGTGCTGGATGTTGCGGCTATCAAGGTCGTGCCAACAGAACTTGCTAAAGGCGCGTTAGGTGAGTTTTATCAGCTTGGCTGGGAGGGCGATACCACAACCCCAGTACCTAGCCTAGATGAGATGCGAGGTAAGAAATAA
- a CDS encoding LysR substrate-binding domain-containing protein has protein sequence MDKFKAIETFVAVCDQGSFTKAADKLDISVTMVSKSIAALEQQLKLKILNRNTRKQSLTQAGELYLKSCRELLSDLEATEKKLESLAISAEGQIRISAPTNFGSYVLAPLLSEFSKAHSDIRIELELSDQVSDVIQDRFDFYFRVGQLPDSELIAIQVAQQKMVFAASPTYLKQFGEPTSLDQLQSHKVLGFTPWFSGSSFGKEFDLASLNLGHSKLVSNNGNSLRILAIQGSGIALQPYSMLREDIDSGALVGLLSEVEVPTRPVFLLYHSRELLPARIKAFIEFIKQSRL, from the coding sequence ATGGATAAGTTCAAGGCAATAGAAACCTTTGTCGCTGTGTGCGACCAAGGCAGTTTTACCAAGGCTGCAGACAAGCTCGATATTTCAGTGACTATGGTGAGTAAGAGCATTGCGGCGCTTGAGCAGCAACTCAAGCTAAAGATACTCAACCGCAACACTCGCAAGCAGAGCCTGACCCAAGCTGGTGAGCTTTATCTGAAAAGTTGCCGTGAGCTTTTGAGTGATCTTGAGGCAACCGAAAAAAAACTCGAGTCCTTAGCAATTTCAGCCGAGGGACAAATCCGTATCTCAGCGCCAACCAATTTTGGTAGCTATGTACTAGCCCCTCTGCTTAGTGAGTTTTCAAAAGCGCACTCGGACATTCGAATAGAGTTAGAGCTTTCCGATCAAGTCTCGGACGTGATTCAGGATAGATTCGACTTCTATTTTCGAGTAGGGCAATTGCCTGATTCTGAGCTTATTGCCATCCAAGTGGCTCAGCAGAAGATGGTGTTTGCGGCATCCCCCACCTATTTGAAGCAATTTGGTGAGCCGACCTCTTTGGACCAACTTCAGAGTCACAAAGTGCTAGGCTTCACACCTTGGTTTAGCGGTTCATCTTTCGGAAAGGAATTTGACCTTGCAAGTCTGAATTTGGGGCACTCGAAGCTAGTGAGCAACAATGGTAATAGCCTGCGCATTTTGGCTATTCAAGGTTCAGGAATAGCACTTCAGCCCTACTCGATGCTCAGAGAGGACATAGACAGTGGTGCCTTGGTAGGACTGTTGTCAGAGGTCGAAGTACCCACAAGACCCGTTTTTCTTCTCTACCACAGTAGAGAGCTGCTTCCTGCTAGGATTAAAGCGTTTATCGAGTTTATTAAGCAGTCGCGACTGTAA
- a CDS encoding LysE family translocator — MGSFLSYYIISALTVASPGSAVIFTITNTITKGRLAAVRGFIGVALGILIVGYVSHEILVHIGKQFSQGLAWVSLFGGAYFLWQAIGLFRDKPKKQGSNKVVSTELISRVMISLSNPKALLFFTSVFPLYFNSEIHYSVFIIAFAVNVLLIHSLYCLGASRFKTGASHQDRVWKGITIALYLFLSVACFLNSMNQL; from the coding sequence ATGGGGTCATTTCTAAGCTACTACATCATATCTGCGTTGACGGTTGCAAGCCCAGGCTCAGCAGTCATCTTCACCATCACCAATACCATTACCAAAGGTCGGCTAGCAGCGGTGCGAGGCTTTATTGGGGTTGCCTTGGGAATTCTTATTGTAGGGTATGTCTCTCACGAGATATTAGTGCACATAGGTAAACAATTCTCACAGGGTTTGGCCTGGGTGAGTCTGTTTGGCGGAGCTTATTTTCTATGGCAGGCCATCGGTCTTTTTCGAGACAAGCCGAAGAAACAAGGCAGTAATAAAGTCGTATCGACTGAATTAATAAGCAGGGTAATGATCAGTCTTTCCAATCCAAAGGCACTGCTGTTCTTTACCTCAGTGTTTCCACTCTACTTCAACAGCGAGATTCACTATTCGGTGTTTATCATTGCCTTTGCAGTGAACGTATTGCTGATTCATAGCTTGTATTGCTTAGGGGCGAGTCGATTTAAAACAGGGGCTTCTCATCAAGACAGAGTTTGGAAAGGCATTACCATTGCCTTATACCTATTCCTCTCTGTTGCCTGTTTCCTAAATTCCATGAACCAGCTTTAG
- a CDS encoding alpha-amylase family protein, which produces MNPTQAQRALTQVLESVTLPKLTKKDQQVFEKRLEQTFPSLVSKLHQLYGEQYDFFFHLQKLVLTLANAFASRKRKLKNRDELRLKNPTWYRSEKMLGMAVYVDLFAGDLKGLKEKIPYLKSLGINYLHLMPLYKSPEGDSDGGYAVSDYRTVDPKLGTEKDLVALADALADEDISLVLDFVFNHTSDEHVWAEGAKAGDTEMEGYYYFFTDKQEVDDYNQTCREIFPTVRRGSFTFLEEQQKWVWTTFNSFQWDLNYSNPAVFNAITDEMLFLANIGCEGLRLDALAFIWKQKWTQCESLPQAHTLIQCFNDCLQIVAPSVLFKSEAIVHPDEVAQYIDKSECQLSYNPLLMALMWEGLATRQTGLLTSSLQKSFEISPDCSWVNYIRCHDDIGWTFDDAVADQRGINGYDHRRFLNQFYTDQFDGSFAKGVPFQANPTTGDCRVCGSLASLAGLEKAIESGDKVQIEWAIKRIRLLNSINLSIGGIPLIYQGDELGILNDHSYLADEFKRDDARWVNRPEVTEEAVALAQDPSSYQHRVSSELRSMIELRQSMPVFGEAKTTVLSTYRDNLFAYCREHENGDKLLAICNFSEHSQTIPASICDVLGNGKVTDLLSGKKITGSEISLNSYDVLWLQVF; this is translated from the coding sequence ATGAATCCGACACAAGCACAACGCGCACTGACTCAGGTTCTTGAGTCGGTAACCCTACCTAAGCTGACTAAGAAAGATCAGCAGGTATTCGAGAAGCGTCTCGAGCAGACCTTCCCATCGCTGGTAAGCAAGCTACACCAACTTTATGGTGAGCAGTATGACTTCTTTTTCCACCTACAGAAGTTAGTGCTTACTCTTGCAAATGCGTTTGCTAGCCGTAAGCGAAAGCTAAAGAACCGTGATGAACTTCGCTTAAAGAACCCAACTTGGTATCGCAGTGAAAAGATGCTAGGTATGGCGGTATATGTAGACCTATTCGCAGGCGACCTTAAGGGTCTCAAAGAGAAGATTCCATACCTAAAGAGCCTAGGTATTAACTACCTGCACCTGATGCCACTGTACAAGAGTCCAGAGGGTGACAGTGACGGTGGCTACGCGGTTTCTGACTATCGCACCGTAGATCCTAAACTGGGAACGGAGAAAGACCTAGTTGCGCTTGCCGACGCGCTAGCAGACGAAGACATCAGCCTAGTTTTGGACTTTGTGTTTAACCACACCTCAGACGAGCATGTGTGGGCAGAAGGCGCGAAAGCAGGCGATACTGAGATGGAAGGCTACTACTACTTCTTCACCGACAAGCAAGAAGTGGATGACTACAATCAGACCTGCCGCGAGATCTTCCCGACGGTACGTCGTGGTAGCTTCACCTTCCTTGAAGAGCAGCAGAAGTGGGTATGGACTACGTTTAACAGCTTCCAGTGGGACCTAAACTACTCAAACCCTGCAGTGTTCAATGCCATCACCGATGAGATGCTATTCCTAGCAAACATCGGTTGTGAAGGTCTTCGTCTAGACGCGCTAGCATTCATCTGGAAACAGAAGTGGACTCAGTGCGAGAGCTTGCCTCAGGCGCACACCCTGATCCAATGTTTCAATGACTGCCTACAGATCGTTGCACCATCGGTACTATTCAAATCTGAGGCCATCGTGCACCCAGATGAGGTGGCTCAATACATAGATAAAAGTGAGTGCCAACTATCCTACAACCCATTGCTAATGGCACTAATGTGGGAGGGCCTAGCTACACGCCAAACTGGTCTTCTAACCTCATCGCTACAGAAGAGCTTCGAAATCTCACCGGATTGTAGCTGGGTGAATTACATCCGTTGTCACGATGATATCGGTTGGACCTTCGATGATGCGGTTGCCGATCAGCGTGGCATCAATGGCTATGATCACCGCCGTTTTCTAAACCAGTTCTACACTGACCAATTTGATGGTTCGTTTGCTAAGGGTGTGCCTTTCCAAGCTAACCCAACCACGGGCGACTGCCGTGTATGTGGTTCGCTAGCCTCTCTCGCTGGTCTAGAAAAAGCAATTGAATCTGGTGATAAGGTGCAGATTGAGTGGGCTATCAAGCGTATCCGTCTTCTGAACTCTATCAACCTGAGCATCGGTGGTATCCCGCTAATCTACCAAGGTGATGAGCTAGGCATTCTTAACGACCACTCTTATCTTGCAGACGAGTTTAAGCGTGATGATGCGCGCTGGGTTAACCGTCCAGAGGTGACTGAAGAAGCAGTAGCACTAGCGCAAGACCCAAGCTCTTACCAACACCGTGTATCCAGCGAACTTCGCTCTATGATTGAACTTCGCCAGTCGATGCCAGTATTCGGTGAAGCGAAAACCACAGTGCTGAGTACTTATCGCGATAATCTGTTTGCTTACTGCCGTGAGCATGAGAACGGTGACAAGCTATTGGCTATCTGTAACTTCAGTGAGCACTCACAAACTATTCCAGCTTCTATCTGTGATGTACTTGGAAATGGCAAGGTTACTGACCTGCTTTCTGGAAAAAAGATCACTGGAAGTGAGATTTCATTAAACTCCTATGACGTCCTATGGTTGCAGGTGTTTTAA
- the pgmB gene encoding beta-phosphoglucomutase: MCKAFIFDLDGVITDTAELHYQAWQRMADEEGYHFDREINEQLRGVSRQASLNIILNGAEISEEKFAELMTRKNDYYVQLLDTISAEDVLPGIEQFLLELNARGIKVALASASKNARPILHKLGLTPLFDAIGDGWSVTRSKPAPDVFIHAAGQVGVNADECIVVEDAEAGVDAAKEAGMRVIGIGPQDRVGHATWCVADTGKLNLSEVL; this comes from the coding sequence ATGTGTAAGGCATTTATCTTCGACCTAGACGGCGTTATCACAGATACCGCTGAGCTTCACTACCAAGCGTGGCAACGCATGGCAGACGAAGAAGGCTACCACTTCGACCGTGAGATCAACGAGCAGCTACGTGGTGTATCTCGTCAAGCGTCTCTAAACATCATCCTGAATGGTGCAGAGATCTCTGAAGAGAAGTTTGCAGAGCTAATGACTCGCAAGAACGACTACTACGTTCAATTGCTAGACACCATCTCTGCAGAAGACGTACTGCCAGGTATCGAGCAGTTCCTACTTGAGCTTAACGCTCGTGGCATCAAGGTAGCACTAGCGTCTGCAAGCAAGAATGCGCGTCCTATCCTACACAAACTGGGCCTAACGCCTCTGTTTGATGCTATCGGTGACGGTTGGTCTGTAACTCGCTCTAAGCCAGCTCCAGACGTATTCATCCACGCGGCAGGCCAAGTAGGTGTGAACGCTGATGAGTGTATCGTTGTTGAAGACGCAGAAGCGGGCGTGGATGCAGCTAAAGAAGCGGGCATGCGCGTTATCGGTATCGGTCCACAAGATCGCGTAGGTCACGCGACTTGGTGTGTGGCTGACACCGGCAAACTGAACCTGAGCGAAGTTCTGTAA
- a CDS encoding OmpG porin family protein, which produces MKKTVLATSIALASLYMTPVLAEEGETQATETAEVQGKEANQSKGQLVAVKEEVSTAELLTVTNTQEKEEGRLHGVLGTNIEIERVVDDRGGNSGKVKYTLAQGNFRHDDLPGWDFGFYSGREELFQGNLKHADYGDVNAIQEVYANKAYGFDRGSVGWGVKLAAESIDKRLTPGGKVFGSYQLTDNLEVHGYALYHVEYKRDAGEFPYYELEPGFGYKISDNAGAWLNFRYQVGEWKGKDGARLTETETIIKPGIWYSWGKLSASLWGEFGSFEKENDITGQHEWAEDYSKLGISANYPITNSWRVFTEVSYKKIEFTDTAKEKYDGYIPLFILGINYSF; this is translated from the coding sequence GTGAAAAAAACAGTATTAGCGACTTCTATCGCGCTTGCATCCCTTTATATGACTCCAGTTTTAGCGGAAGAAGGCGAAACTCAAGCAACCGAAACTGCGGAAGTTCAAGGCAAAGAAGCTAATCAATCAAAAGGTCAGCTTGTTGCGGTTAAAGAAGAGGTTTCTACCGCGGAACTTCTTACAGTAACCAACACACAAGAGAAAGAAGAAGGTCGTCTACATGGCGTACTTGGCACCAACATCGAGATTGAGCGTGTAGTTGATGACCGTGGTGGCAACTCAGGTAAGGTTAAGTACACCCTAGCGCAGGGTAACTTCCGCCACGATGACCTACCAGGCTGGGACTTCGGTTTCTATTCAGGCCGTGAAGAGTTGTTCCAAGGCAACCTAAAGCATGCTGATTATGGCGATGTGAACGCTATCCAAGAAGTTTACGCGAACAAGGCTTATGGGTTTGACCGTGGTTCTGTGGGTTGGGGGGTAAAACTGGCAGCTGAGAGTATCGATAAGCGTCTAACTCCGGGCGGTAAGGTATTTGGTAGCTACCAGCTAACCGACAATCTAGAGGTGCACGGTTATGCTCTTTATCACGTTGAATACAAGCGTGACGCGGGTGAGTTCCCTTACTACGAGCTTGAGCCAGGCTTCGGCTACAAGATCTCTGACAACGCAGGTGCGTGGCTGAATTTCCGTTATCAAGTAGGTGAGTGGAAGGGCAAAGACGGCGCTCGTCTAACTGAAACCGAAACCATCATCAAACCGGGTATCTGGTACAGCTGGGGCAAACTGTCTGCATCTCTATGGGGTGAGTTTGGTTCATTTGAGAAAGAGAACGACATCACTGGTCAACACGAGTGGGCAGAAGACTACAGCAAGCTAGGTATCTCTGCGAACTACCCGATCACCAACAGCTGGCGTGTATTCACCGAAGTTAGCTACAAGAAGATCGAATTTACTGACACTGCTAAGGAAAAATATGACGGCTACATCCCGCTATTTATCCTAGGTATCAACTACAGCTTCTAA
- a CDS encoding TIGR02450 family Trp-rich protein, whose protein sequence is MSGTNPVNPKKLLSSKWTAVEPKRKELHFAVIKVDYDEEGSVTECIIQAIMTRNEYAIEWRDLKQASKWKQGWK, encoded by the coding sequence ATGAGTGGGACGAACCCAGTAAATCCAAAGAAGTTGCTTAGTTCAAAATGGACTGCTGTAGAGCCGAAGCGCAAGGAACTTCACTTCGCGGTGATAAAGGTGGATTACGATGAAGAGGGGAGCGTCACTGAGTGCATTATCCAAGCGATTATGACTCGGAATGAATATGCAATCGAATGGCGAGACCTAAAACAGGCATCCAAGTGGAAACAAGGCTGGAAATAG
- a CDS encoding glycoside hydrolase family 32 protein, which yields MLEKYRPHLHMTPDSGWMNDPNGLVYFGGQYHQFYQYYPQDTVWGPMHWGHKVSTDLIHWQELEPALYPDESGMCFSGSAIVDTDNVLGLFVAGKPGLLAFYTSFLQPKVTLADGTEVEDPIQQQSLAYSQDGINWTKYNNGAPIIPARGNPDFRDPKVLWHEASQAYVMVVSCGQHIEFYRSTNLIDWTLVSEFGYRHGAHSKGPWECPDLFELNVEGKDESRWILVVGIGEGAHCGGAGTQYFIGDFDGERFTNHNHPEEVLWLDFGRDYYATQSFSDIPAEDGRRIVSTWMSNHQYSLELPTKEFRSSMAMPRELFLFESTAGLRVGQRLVAELDSALQLDTQHLEQTKAQGMQLFAQGSVLKASMDVMLADEQTLTISLFKDAEIQFELTQVKKGIEVRSIRKGQFGSARIDEHYPHDYRVVVPASGELHLEILVDAGSVEFLINRGEFSFTNLAFAQDTEASCLFEVNQGELHLQNLTTKSLAGEEE from the coding sequence ATGCTTGAGAAATACCGCCCACACCTGCACATGACACCAGACTCTGGTTGGATGAACGATCCCAACGGTTTGGTCTATTTTGGCGGCCAATACCACCAGTTTTATCAATACTACCCGCAAGATACCGTGTGGGGACCGATGCACTGGGGACATAAGGTAAGTACTGACCTTATCCATTGGCAGGAGCTAGAACCTGCACTGTATCCGGATGAGTCAGGTATGTGTTTCTCTGGCAGCGCCATCGTAGATACCGATAACGTTTTGGGTCTATTTGTAGCTGGTAAACCGGGTCTACTGGCCTTCTACACCAGCTTTCTTCAGCCGAAGGTGACTCTTGCAGACGGCACTGAAGTGGAAGACCCAATCCAGCAGCAGTCTCTGGCTTACAGTCAAGATGGCATCAACTGGACTAAATACAATAACGGTGCGCCAATTATCCCAGCGCGCGGTAACCCAGACTTTCGTGATCCTAAGGTGCTGTGGCATGAAGCTTCTCAGGCTTATGTGATGGTGGTGTCTTGCGGTCAGCATATCGAATTTTATCGCTCTACTAATCTTATCGACTGGACTCTGGTCTCTGAGTTTGGCTATCGCCATGGCGCGCACAGTAAGGGCCCTTGGGAGTGCCCAGATCTGTTTGAGCTTAATGTGGAAGGCAAAGATGAATCTCGTTGGATCCTAGTGGTTGGTATTGGCGAGGGCGCACACTGCGGTGGCGCAGGCACTCAGTACTTCATTGGTGATTTCGATGGCGAGCGCTTTACTAACCATAACCACCCAGAAGAGGTGCTGTGGTTGGACTTTGGTCGCGACTATTACGCCACTCAGTCTTTCTCAGATATCCCTGCAGAAGATGGCCGTCGTATCGTCAGTACTTGGATGAGTAACCACCAGTACTCATTGGAACTGCCAACCAAAGAATTCCGCAGCTCAATGGCTATGCCAAGAGAACTGTTCCTATTTGAATCCACTGCTGGTTTGAGGGTAGGGCAGCGCTTGGTAGCCGAGCTCGACAGTGCACTTCAGTTAGATACTCAGCACCTAGAGCAAACCAAGGCGCAAGGCATGCAACTGTTCGCTCAAGGCTCGGTGCTGAAGGCGTCTATGGATGTAATGCTGGCAGATGAACAGACCCTTACCATTTCTCTGTTCAAAGATGCAGAAATCCAGTTTGAGCTGACACAGGTTAAAAAAGGCATCGAGGTACGCTCGATTCGTAAAGGGCAGTTTGGCTCAGCGCGTATCGATGAGCACTATCCGCATGATTATCGTGTAGTAGTACCAGCAAGCGGTGAACTGCATCTAGAAATTCTGGTTGATGCTGGCTCAGTGGAGTTTTTGATCAACCGAGGTGAATTTAGCTTCACCAACCTAGCTTTTGCCCAAGACACTGAAGCGAGTTGCCTTTTTGAAGTCAACCAAGGCGAATTACACCTACAAAATCTAACAACCAAAAGTTTGGCTGGAGAAGAAGAATAA
- a CDS encoding VC2662 family protein gives MKKLVLTAVAAASLASSMAFAQTPAMFSTIDTNAPQDNSVQGVRLSVLHGKTSSVKGVDVSVLGMSESDRTTGLNIGFLFGGNKVNQEMKGVSLGLFNWNTGQATGVNWGLANITHNVEGLNLSYVNYSDGNTMADVGLVSLSNKSNVQVGFFNHTHAIDGVQIGLINCADNGFLKCFPIVNFAK, from the coding sequence ATGAAAAAACTAGTATTAACTGCAGTGGCGGCAGCATCGTTAGCATCTTCAATGGCATTTGCACAAACTCCAGCCATGTTCTCAACTATCGACACTAATGCGCCTCAAGACAACTCTGTACAGGGTGTTCGCCTTTCTGTTCTACACGGTAAAACCTCTAGCGTGAAAGGTGTGGACGTCTCAGTGCTTGGTATGTCTGAATCTGACCGTACTACCGGCCTTAACATTGGCTTCTTATTTGGTGGTAACAAGGTGAACCAAGAGATGAAAGGTGTTTCCCTTGGTCTATTCAACTGGAACACAGGTCAAGCGACAGGTGTAAACTGGGGTCTTGCTAACATCACCCACAACGTTGAAGGTCTGAACCTGTCATACGTGAACTACTCAGACGGCAATACCATGGCGGATGTTGGTCTAGTCAGTCTTTCAAACAAATCAAATGTGCAGGTTGGCTTCTTTAACCACACCCACGCTATCGATGGTGTTCAGATCGGCCTAATCAACTGTGCCGATAACGGCTTCTTGAAGTGCTTCCCTATCGTTAACTTCGCGAAGTAA